The Coturnix japonica isolate 7356 chromosome 8, Coturnix japonica 2.1, whole genome shotgun sequence sequence CTATAATCCTGTGTTCATCACAAACTCTGTTTAAACCAACGTACCTGGTTCAGACAGGAAGGGCCATACCTGGTGTTCAGACATTATAAGAACTAGATAATGACCTAGAGAGTTCTAAAAGTGTATTCAAAGAATGTAAGTCATGTAGAGATACCCTCTGTAGTTCCACTAAAATAGGCTGCAAACAGCTGAGGACTCAGTAGGTTTACTTCTTCACCAGTGCTGGAGGAAAAGTATCCTCCTTCAGAAGTGTAGGATAGACGGTGGGGATGGTGACTTTTGAAAACAGTGTTCTGACTTCATAGGAAGCTAATGTTCAAATTCAAGACtttggtggggaaaaaaaaaaaaaaaaaaaaaagaaagaaagaaaagatttaaattGAAAGACCACCCAAAAATGCCTCCATATTCAATTTATATCACAgtgaaaatgtgttaaaataaataaatatatttttagtagTATGTGTAGTCCCAGTAACAGAACTCATGCTGAAATTCACACACACTCAGCTCAACAGTACACTGAGTTACATGGGTCACCTCTTTTGCCAGTGTATGTGCTATTTCCCTTTCTATTCATGACTATTCAGCTATGGcatatattttcatagaatagttatttatatttatgtatttatatcttCTTTTAATGCAGTTGAGCATTAATTCAGAGTTCTGGCAGCATATTACCAGTCACATCccttcagaaaaacaacaaatattcTGAAGAATAACTGCAGTCCTTGAACCAGATTTTCAAAGTGTGCAAATACATCTGCATGGGAATCCAAAGGTAAATTTGATTTAACATTTATTAATGTAGTTAAaagataatataaaataataatggtttttaaaaaaaaagagatgagtTTATGTCattgtaaataaatgtattggTCAAAAAGTATTTTGCTGAAATGGGAAAGAGCacttgtgtatgtgtgtgtacatctGTGCCAATATTAACAACTGTGAGTTTAGTTTGATAATAACTGAGTAAAGCtgagtaaaaatgaaatcagtggaGCCAGCTGTCTGGCTTATGTACAATCAAGCTGATAAGATCTGGGGACTGGATTTTTCAGAAccagaaagcagctgttctCAACAGTATGCTTACATCCAGAAACTACAGCTCTCTGAGTAAGAATTAATGATCCCTTCTACACTAGTGCACACTTCCACTGATCCTCATAGCAGCTGTTGCTGTGCCCCTCCTGACAGTGTTGAGTGGAGTTGTATTATGAATCCATACAGCAACTAGCAAAACAGCCAGTAGCCCAAGGCCCTGAAATTTCAGAGAGCTGGACTGCATTAGTTTACAATTAGGCTttaatgaaaaatctgtttatgtGATTTCTGTCCTCACAGTTTCATAACTCTTCGGGCCATAGTCGGTTATTCTGTTACCCAGACAAGATAATAATTTGGTCCCATCCTCCAACAGTCTGCCTTAGAAAAGGCTATACCCAGAGGAAGATGGTATAGAGAATTCTGTACGCCAGAATTGAccctacagaaataaaaattaaaggaaaatgctgtggGTTCTCCTTTTTACTGTGCAATAACAGACTGGAGATATAATTGCTTCCCTAGTATTTTCCTGCTGACGACTGTGGGATAGTCACTTTATCACTTGGCACTGCAGTTTTGCCACATGTGTAATATAGGAATAATTGAACTAAACTTCTCTGTGATGTGAAATCTACTTCATACCATGCAGGatgctgaagttattttaagtGCGTTGGAAAATCATAGTTGGGAACAAAGCTTATAGGTTCAATATGTACTTCTTATAGACTTCAAGAAGTGCATATTTTCTAGATAGTCTGAACAGGAGTGTGGCAATTGTGTCAGTGATGGTATCCCAACCCATGCAGCTTTAGAGTATATATAAATTGTTGGTGTAAAGATAATAatcaaaataagtaaaaacaGTCTTACCCTGTCACtagaaagatgaaaaagcaaaatgtgtctGTCTTTCAGAGATGTAAGATGTAGAGGAGGTGGGCACTGAGTGCTGCGGTGTTTGAACTTAATGCTTTAGACACTTCCCCATAAAATTCAAATGAATCTTCTTCATTCGCTTAGACCAAGAGCCGTGTTCAAATAAGAAATTCAACCATGGAttcatcatattttattttactctaaAACATGTGTTTATGTCATGGTCTCAGCATCTCAGAGGGAGATGCTTTGTCCCAAACTTTTTAAGAACATTTGGAAAAACTGGAAGTGTTGTTAGAGCCCACTAGATGTCAGTGTCACCACACGATAGTCTACTGCAGCTCTGCTCGCGGGACTGGTAGGGTTGGGTGCCCGAGGTGGATTGTCTCGGATCATGGAGATGGTATGTGTAGGTTCTGTAATACTTCTACATAATGCCATGAAACAGTTCCAATAACAGTACTGCAACATGTTTATTCTGATTGTGTGATGTAGTTCCCACGAAAGAACTTTTAGCAGTGGCCATAGAAGTACTTTGGTTGCTTGAAAAGcaaccaaaaggaaaaatatctggaaaataGGTATTCGGTGACCTAAAAGCTATTTAAGAGAATTACTATCATTAAATAGCCCTTTTATTTCTGACTCTTTTCTCCAAAGAAGTCTAATCTCTAAAATATGGCTGCTATTCCTGCCTTGATATTACCTGAAATTGAAACGTTTGTTATTGCTTACATGGCTATTgtgtgcaaaataaaaatagagaaaacgtcattttcctttctcttctttatttaacacaaaaataaagcacactGTATTGGAAAGATCTTGCAAGAGAAGAGTTAAGTACTTATATTGCATAGAAAGGAATGAAAGTACACATGTTTAAGACACACTTTTGAAAATCTATGTCTATAAGACAATCAAAACGACAAATACATATCTGCTTAAAATAAGTGCACttacattaaattatttttctctgctttgaaacTTACACATGACAAAAATTACTCTatattcctttctcttcttttttaaaagcattttaccCACACTGTTACATTCTGATTGCAGgatcccttcttttcttttggttttgtaaaATACACACAGTTGAAATTACAATAATACAGACAAGTACTACACATCCAGCTACAACTGCCACTATTACTGTAATGTTAACACCGTCATCATCACCTGAAGGCACAGATGCTTTTGGAGGAATGAACCATGTGGCCTTTGCTATATTAGACGTATCTGAAATCAAGTTTTTATCATCAACAGCACGTATGGCAATGTAGATTATGGTACCATTTTCTATTGTAAAATTTTTTGGTTTAAATTTCAATGTTTCTATGCTACCAGCCTCCTGAGGTATGAGATGGAGGGAATCCACGGAAGCGGCATTATCAAAGTCATCTCTCAGGTTCAGAAGATTTGCACTGCTTTTTATTATGTAGTGATTAgctaggggaaaaaagagaacatgtaaaaagaaattaatacagaaatttAATATCCCTGCTTGTGACAACAGTATTGGACTTCTAGAACTGTTTTGGAAAAACTTCTGGTTTACTATGGACTGCATTGCTTAGTATGGGTGATTGACGGGACTGCTGTTAACCCTCACTTTGCTGCGTCAAGAGTGTTTTTCCCAAGACTAGGAACTCCTTCTTTTAAATGGCCTTAAGAACATTGATATTCTTAGCTTTGCAAGGGCTATATTCTgttattcaaagaaaaacagcaattaaaagatatatgtatatagcaGAAGTCTGTCCTGCATTTGGCCTGTGATCTCTCCCTGCATTAGGTTTTGATGCCAAAAACTGTGACATACATAGAACGATTCTCCTGTTTGTCTGCAATCAGAGAAGCTGTAGTTCTGTTGCTATACATGTGTTCAACTAGTTTTGGGggattttattgtttctgtaaCAAAGTTGTAGCTTGTCAAgactttccccttctccttctctcttcctcttacAAATATCTCTTTCACTGTTTAGATAATAGAAATGTGTACGATATGCCCAGCTCTAAACTAATACAGATTTGCCTTGACTAATACAGTGCTGCCTTAAACTACAGTGCAATGTCTGATCACTTTAGCTATAGAATagctaaatttttttttaattgaaaaaagagatttttttccttgtgggGTTTCTTATTTGACAATTTCAGATAAGTGTAAGATGTAAACCTGGGATCATAATGTATTTTTGAACACATAGCTTCTAGTCTACacaaagaaatgtttgtgcattagttttccttttccccatgtAGCACACTTGggatgaaagatttttttttattagaatgTTACCATATTTCTGTGTATATAGTAAGGCTTTAGACTGTGCATATTGTACCCAtctctttgattttttcttctttctttcttaaattgaGCACAAACATGGATTAAGACCTTTTACTAAAGTGtcttgtggttttattttaatttatttgtttgcctttttacTAATAATactccttgcttttttttttttttttttttttttaaaggagaactAAAATGCATAATATGCATTCATGCCCTCATACCTGACTGCTGGTCCTTAGAGCATGTCCATTAGGACAGGAGGATCAATCTGATCCCATAAAGCATCCTACTTACCTTTTCCAATGTCAAAGTCACCTCCTGGAGCTGTCCAAGTCAACactattgtttcattttctatgtAAGCATCGAGGTCTGTAATTTTACAGGGTGGAAAATCTGATgaatttgaatttgaatttcCAGAGTTGACCAGTGTAATAGAACTTGTTGAAGTTCTGCTGAAACTTCCCAGATTGGCTTGGATTTCTTCATCAGGCAATTCAGGTCTCGGTGCATTCATCTGAATTTTACCTATTGGAAAAAATTTTCAGCTTTCACCATGACAAAATTCTgaacaacatttctttttattttcactttatcTTTTTACTTCATctcataatttttatttttcttattcaaaTTTATAGAAATTTGGTGAGGTAAAGACAGCAAATAAGGTGATCTCAGAATGCTGAACATAACTGTTTAGGATATTAAAACAGTAGAAATATTATGAAATGTGTAGAAACTGGAAATGAAGCTATGGTTTTAAACTTAGGGAAGGtctaggttagatattaggaggaagtttttcacacagatggtggtgatgcactggaacaggttggccaaggaggctgtagatgccccattcctgcagacattcaaggccaggctggttgtggctctgggcagcctggtctggtggctggcgatCCCGcctttggcaggggggctgaaactagataatcattgtggtccttttcaacccaggccattctatgattctttgattctatggttctatggttctatgattctatgattctatgattagtaAAGCAGGTTGCATATGTTCTCTGTAACAAATTGGTTTTTCCGTCTCTTCCTACATATCACTTTAGAAGAGCTTGTTTGATAGGCCATACTTGATGAGATTTTTAGACAATCTTTTATGTTGATTTTTCTAAATTTCACTATGTACATGTGTgtgaatattaatttttaacaaCTAAGTATCTTCagcattaaaatggaaaactacTAAGAAAGTGCAACAGAATGCGTGACATTTTCTACTAGCATTAATTTGTGTACTAACATTACATGTTGAATGTATTTATACCATAGACCCATTTTAAAATCTTGGAAGAactgtggaatttttttttctgagctgctgaCATACAGAATATGAACAATATTTATCCTTTCATAGcatcaagaaaaaatattattttagattAATGATGATAATTTAGATTATTCCTGTACATTGGAAACTATAGTTGGAGgggatttgttttgttctgtagtaAAAATGGTAGGTGGAATGAGTACTATGTGTACTCATATACTCATATACCATGAGTAGTATTTTTGTGAATCTAAATGATCCCACTTGCTATATTTTTTTATCTCCCCACATACAGAAATCACATAAATAAGTGCCTATTTAAGAAACATCCTTACCATTTTCTATGTAGCCTGGTATGTACAAGGCTTTATTTTGTCTACGGCCAAGTTTGATGGTTTGATCTCTCCCTCGAGCACTCACTTTTAGACTGTATCTTCCACCACCACTTAAAGCAAAGTACCTCGAGTAGATTCCATCATTCTTGGTCATATCAGCACCTTCATATTAAATTATAGAGAATTAATGTCTAGAAGAAGATATATGCTGGTAAATGAGGTTAGTTCATACACAGATATAAAACCTGAACATTGCAATGCAGAAAACCTGACaatgttttttaatgcagacaCCTTTAAAAGCAAGTACTGTCCCACAGTAATAATCtacattttaaacatattttgcttGAAAGAACCACTTTGCATTGACATTTTTAACTAGGTAAACATCTTGTTACTGTCTGTAACCACTAACTTAATACTCACTGATCATCATCTACTAAGTAAAACATCTTTAAATTGAAAACAACAGCATAATAGACCTCTGGCCAGGATTTCATcaagaaaaggttttttatGTGAACTAGTGCAGTTGCTGCAATAAATGGTCTGCTGGAGGCACCCAAACTAACTTTGTAAATCTtagcagcaattaaaaaaatagtctCATTGATTCAGAATAGAGATGTTGTTTAAGAAACACAAGATAACCCACTGAACTATTattatatttctaaatatagCAGTGTAAAAATCCGGTCAGAATGAGATGATACTACTGACTACTGTTGATCTCATAAAGCTATAGGTCTGCACCACTGATTAGAATActaacagagaaaaggaagaggaaagataaaaagagatTAAGGGATGCTGAATTCCAGAATATCTAGTTATTGCTCTAAGAAGAAcgattaaaataataataataataataataataataataataataataataataataataataataatggattTGTTTAAACATGCAAAAGAGATTTTTTCTATCTTTTGGTGAGCTAATGTTAAGGCTGTAGTCCGTCTTCACGGAATATGAGGTGGACTAACAAAACAGCTAGCTTTCTTTTTACCTTCCCACTTGAGGTCAGGTGGCTGCATGAAACAAAAGTGGATATGAGTAGTTTACCTTCTACCATCCCCAGTTCCCATGCTTTCACAATTGGAAATACAGTAAAGATGTGACAATTTTTCAGTGTAAGACCAATTTATTTGTTCTGCCCACcactaaataattaaataaataaatacataaatagcCTGGTAGCTTACTTCTGTCTTAAAACAGTAGGTTTCtctcttttacttctttatttttgcactgATTAAGATGTCACCATAGTATGATACAACATGGTAAGTCTGATGGTAACACACAGATTTGGATTCCAAGATGCATAAATGCAAGGATTTTTGCTATGTATTTTGATCCTTACCTGCACCATTATCAAAAAGAGGAAGGCTTACTGCAGCAGCACCGTCCGTCTCTATGGTGGCTACCACTGTTGCACCAAGAACAGGCAAGAAGTTTTGGCTAACCTCTGCATAAACAACAACTGGATAAGGTGCTATATTTGCCCTCTCCATATATGCTTGCAAGATCACAGGAGGAACATCAGAAGAGGCTGCTCGAGAGGTAACTGCTACCGATATATTTTGAGCTACTGCATTATCATTTTGAATGTAATAATGCCAGTCTCccacctgaaaataaaataaaaaatattgaaaacattatgaaggaaaaaaaaaagaaaagaggtgtGCTTCTTTACAGGAAATAttaattcagaaacaaacaaaaattcattCTGTCTTTACCTCTGCAGTGCCATTTATATGGAGTCTAGCGGTTCTTAAATTTGCACTGTCAACTGTAAAGTCTGAGCTTccatattcttttcctttggggTCCCTCACAAAGAAAATTGGCTGCTTTATGCTCCATGAAAAGACGAAGAAAGTGTCATTTCCCACGGTTTTGTCAATAGTCACAGTATTATTTATCCATCCTGAAGAATTAACTTGTTGGTCTGTGCTTTCGAGCTGTGTGGGAGAGAAAATCTGTCATATTGCTATTTAGCAAGTATGGAAATTAAATCTGCAATTAGAAAAGAGTCTGTCATgaacttaattttgttttcttctatgttAGTGGGGCAGAAGTGTCAATTCAAGGCAgtaaatttatttcactgtaacTGTAGCTGATGACTAAAAATTGTGTTTGgtactatttttaatttgagGCACCATTAGTTTAGGATCATTAATACCTAACTTCAGTCAATTACTGATCAAATATACACAtaagagatgaaagaaatgttGAAATCCAGACCTGAATAGATTGTTCAGAAATATCGCCACTTCCTGTCTTAATTTCACTGAATGCTTCTATTAGTTTACTTGGAACGTTTCCATCTACAGCATAAAGCTGTAAACCTCCTGAAAGACAAGAGTAAAAGATTCAGTAATACTGATTTATACTCTAAAAATGCCAGTTTTTATATGACTTCTGGTAACAAATGTTCTAATGAGGTAGACAATTTGTTaacaaacataaaactgaaatgcatttattttttttttcaatgtgtTAATTGTATCACAGtaaattcatgaaaaatatctgttctGGCTTGTGTGATCAGCTCATTTTATCTCAGCTTAAAAATCACTCCTTACAGCATAACATGAAGTACAACATTTTGAGACTTTTCCTAGGTTCTGGAGCCGTGTCTTTTCTTCCCAGAGTCAAGGAGAGACTGATTGCTGAGCTCTGGGGACTTGACAAGCAGATACAAATATGAATATGCACATCACGTGCACCTCTCAAATGAGAGTATTTATTCACAATACTTCTTTGTGGTCAGATTTCTTCCTAGAGCTATGCAAGGAGTCTTCCATCCTCCATGGCATGTTGCCGGTATTGTATGAAAAccagatttctttaaaattaaatgttttaaatttcttacaaatcaaatttatttttttttccaggccaATGAATTGCAAggtttttacattttcatacTTGACAATGAATGCCAGAGAAAGAGTTCACTTATTTACCTGTGATATTTGAAAATTCTTCTAGTTCTTTTGCTGCTGATGGACCCAGTGCAATGGTATGAATTATTGCCCCGCTTTCTCTCACTCTTTCACGGCAAGTTGACATAGTTGAATCCTCTCCATCTGTCAGTAACACAATTTCTGAACCATATGTTGTATTAATTGCATCGGTGATTAtctgcattaaagaaaaa is a genomic window containing:
- the LOC107317562 gene encoding calcium-activated chloride channel regulator 1-like, with the protein product MGVLRSLIFLLSFQLLLHVAKGSMVRLNESGYEDLVVAINPMVPEDTNIILNTMTMIKDASKYLFEATKHRFFFKSVKIILPKTWKKNSKYSRLKTESYNKADVIIADPYLKYGDDPYTLQYGGCGMQGRYIHFTTNFLLDSSLLKVYGERGRVFVHEWAHLRWGVFDEYNNNAPFYVSENKMVEPTRCSAGVIGKPVFRNCIGNQCAPRECQYDGQLYEAGCIFVPDVNQNSKTSIMYMQNLPSVVEFCDNSTHNAEAPNMQNKMCNYKSTWEVIMESNDYHNSSVINSLAPPFETTFQLLQTQDRAVSLVLDVSGSMDLNNRITNLRIAADVFLRQIIETGSRVGIVTFESTASVKSPLVQITSDATRQKLAQYLPTTANGGTSICAGIEKGLQIITDAINTTYGSEIVLLTDGEDSTMSTCRERVRESGAIIHTIALGPSAAKELEEFSNITGGLQLYAVDGNVPSKLIEAFSEIKTGSGDISEQSIQLESTDQQVNSSGWINNTVTIDKTVGNDTFFVFSWSIKQPIFFVRDPKGKEYGSSDFTVDSANLRTARLHINGTAEVGDWHYYIQNDNAVAQNISVAVTSRAASSDVPPVILQAYMERANIAPYPVVVYAEVSQNFLPVLGATVVATIETDGAAAVSLPLFDNGAGADMTKNDGIYSRYFALSGGGRYSLKVSARGRDQTIKLGRRQNKALYIPGYIENGKIQMNAPRPELPDEEIQANLGSFSRTSTSSITLVNSGNSNSNSSDFPPCKITDLDAYIENETIVLTWTAPGGDFDIGKANHYIIKSSANLLNLRDDFDNAASVDSLHLIPQEAGSIETLKFKPKNFTIENGTIIYIAIRAVDDKNLISDTSNIAKATWFIPPKASVPSGDDDGVNITVIVAVVAGCVVLVCIIVISTVCILQNQKKRRDPAIRM